The Shewanella mangrovisoli genome has a window encoding:
- the ampD gene encoding 1,6-anhydro-N-acetylmuramyl-L-alanine amidase AmpD, with protein sequence MRFDAGWFSSARRCESPYFNRRPFGEISLLVIHNISLPAGCFGLPYIDQLFQGCLDTKADESFADLAGLQVSAHFLIRRDGECVQYVSCEDRAWHAGVSRYDERENCNDFSIGIELEGTDTEPYTAAQYQQLTELTRALLAQYPALTAQRIVGHCDIAPMRKTDPGPSFDWERYLTALG encoded by the coding sequence ATGCGCTTTGATGCCGGATGGTTTTCCTCGGCTCGACGCTGTGAGTCACCGTATTTTAACCGTCGCCCATTTGGGGAAATTAGCCTGTTGGTGATCCACAATATCAGCCTGCCAGCGGGATGCTTTGGACTTCCCTATATTGATCAATTATTTCAAGGGTGTTTAGATACCAAAGCCGATGAAAGTTTCGCCGATTTAGCGGGGCTACAGGTATCAGCACATTTTTTAATTCGCCGCGATGGTGAATGTGTGCAGTATGTCAGTTGCGAAGATCGAGCCTGGCACGCAGGCGTATCTCGTTATGACGAAAGGGAAAATTGTAATGATTTCTCTATCGGTATCGAGCTTGAAGGCACAGATACTGAGCCCTATACTGCGGCGCAATATCAGCAGCTCACAGAGTTGACTCGGGCCTTATTAGCGCAGTATCCCGCATTAACAGCACAGCGGATTGTGGGGCATTGTGACATTGCACCGATGCGCAAGACGGATCCAGGCCCAAGCTTCGACTGGGAAAGGTATTTAACCGCGTTAGGCTAG
- the ampE gene encoding beta-lactamase regulator AmpE — MALFSLLVAILVERLKFLPVSWQSDRVLQSYQSTFFGDKASLTNTSMLLALVLPALVVHVLGWVASGMFWGLLTLALWVVVAIICFNHQKQRDSFKKYMQAACRSDVQACYHYAAELDCSECLDAVSEKDLGAKVGQSVAWINYRYYGAVALCFIFLGPVGAVLYCTARFYAEENVRKSLNLPLIEDIMFVLDWIPSRVFSFGYALSGQFSEGLSAWSDHALNIHASARRVVTETALASQPLPEESSAPVCVQSTLALLVLSKRNFTLMVAVLSLLTIFGLVT; from the coding sequence ATGGCATTATTTTCATTACTGGTCGCCATTCTTGTGGAACGATTAAAGTTTCTTCCCGTTTCGTGGCAGAGCGATCGCGTGCTGCAATCCTATCAATCCACTTTCTTTGGTGACAAAGCCTCGTTAACCAATACCAGTATGTTGCTCGCCTTAGTGTTGCCAGCCTTGGTCGTGCATGTTTTGGGTTGGGTTGCCTCTGGTATGTTTTGGGGTTTGTTAACCCTTGCTCTGTGGGTAGTGGTGGCAATTATTTGCTTTAATCATCAAAAACAGCGCGATAGCTTTAAAAAGTATATGCAGGCGGCGTGTCGCTCCGATGTGCAAGCCTGTTACCACTATGCCGCCGAATTAGATTGCAGTGAGTGTTTAGATGCGGTGTCTGAAAAAGACTTAGGCGCCAAGGTAGGGCAGAGTGTTGCTTGGATTAACTATCGTTATTACGGCGCAGTGGCATTATGCTTTATCTTCCTAGGCCCTGTTGGCGCTGTCTTATATTGCACCGCCCGCTTTTATGCCGAAGAGAATGTGCGTAAATCCCTTAACCTACCGCTTATCGAAGATATTATGTTTGTGCTGGATTGGATCCCGAGCCGGGTATTTTCCTTTGGCTATGCGCTCAGCGGTCAGTTTAGCGAAGGGCTCTCGGCGTGGAGTGATCATGCCTTAAATATCCATGCGAGTGCGAGACGAGTGGTCACAGAAACGGCGTTAGCCTCCCAGCCGCTGCCAGAGGAGTCGAGCGCACCAGTTTGTGTACAATCGACCTTAGCATTATTAGTTTTAAGTAAACGCAACTTTACGCTGATGGTTGCTGTGCTGTCGCTGTTGACCATTTTTGGCCTAGTGACTTAA
- the pdhR gene encoding pyruvate dehydrogenase complex transcriptional repressor PdhR encodes MAYSKINQPKISDVIMAQLEQMILEGSLQPGQKLPPERELAIQFEVSRPSLREAIQKLEAKGLLMRRQGGGTYVKEQLWQSLADPIVELMTADPESQYDLLEFRHATEGMMAYFAALRGTDADMQNIKRMILEVEAATNIEQQAAAIVRFYRAVAEASHNVAMLHLVLSLTPVLHKNVAQNLELLSRREEASTMANDHRRALLAAIVRRDPEAAREASNEHLSYIEEVMLSVREEDSRLQRSLRRLKSGA; translated from the coding sequence ATGGCCTATAGTAAAATTAATCAGCCAAAAATTTCTGATGTGATCATGGCGCAACTCGAGCAGATGATCCTCGAAGGCAGTTTACAGCCGGGTCAGAAATTACCGCCGGAGCGCGAACTGGCCATCCAGTTTGAAGTGTCTCGCCCTTCCTTGCGTGAAGCCATTCAAAAGCTTGAGGCGAAAGGGCTATTAATGCGCCGTCAAGGCGGTGGCACTTATGTCAAAGAACAACTCTGGCAGAGTCTTGCCGATCCTATCGTTGAATTAATGACTGCCGATCCAGAAAGCCAATACGACTTGCTGGAATTTCGTCATGCGACCGAAGGCATGATGGCCTATTTTGCCGCATTGCGTGGCACAGACGCCGATATGCAAAATATCAAGCGTATGATCCTTGAGGTGGAAGCTGCCACCAATATCGAACAACAAGCCGCTGCCATTGTGCGTTTCTATCGCGCCGTCGCCGAAGCGTCACACAATGTGGCTATGTTGCATCTCGTACTCAGTTTAACCCCTGTGCTGCATAAGAATGTGGCGCAAAACTTGGAGCTTTTAAGCCGCCGCGAAGAAGCCTCCACTATGGCCAACGATCACAGACGTGCTCTGCTCGCTGCTATCGTTCGTCGTGATCCTGAAGCCGCCAGAGAAGCCTCGAATGAACACTTAAGTTACATCGAAGAGGTGATGTTATCTGTGCGGGAAGAAGATAGCCGGTTGCAGCGAAGTTTGCGCCGTTTAAAGAGTGGCGCTTAA